One genomic segment of Thalassospiraceae bacterium LMO-SO8 includes these proteins:
- a CDS encoding PAS domain S-box protein has protein sequence MSIQTKIITVLVVVLGGLLLGDLVVLDRVVLEGFRKLENQETRREIGRTMAIVDDEVKSLDPVASNWAQWDDLAEFAQTGVPAFAEQKLSNSVLDTLALDMVIVVDRHGRVVLSRFRNRQTGGAIHVDNLEYSEFPEDHPLLAHNRGVGHIRGTIATDNGPILTTAAPLLGKRGAPPAAGTVIIGRLMDKAAVSRISGQMNNALEMTPITQGLSSGQRETVNHILALDEPVIERSADGSWNALLVQRDLFGYPAALYSITAWSTIHGLGADTVRTASIMAILASLVVIAVILFLMRRLIVHPFANLKRELLDIRASGDLTKTIPASGQDEFALVSREINDLLTERAAFEQALERHQSELEQRVEERTYELQREIADKEAAQETLKFTEFSLSHSGESLFWLRRDQRILYVNDATCRHLGYTQKELLRMSFADFSDGPPPDKDWDTFWEELKRGGQIRFDTRHRRKDGSAVPVEVRATVMEYAGEEFLFAFAQDISRRLAREQALIESERRFRTLTEEANQGIVVHRGFYPLYVNPAFLHIFGFESHNEFLQQGSLEITLAPEEVARIRGYDLARMQGQNAPSDYIYRGIRKDGTEVWLNNRSFLIDWGDGPAVCTVLFDVTKSRNAMQQLYLLESAMQEANDPFFAVDRDGRFIYVNDASCRALGYGREEMLTMTVSDINPARAGSKWRERWDYLKVHGHRVSFGEHRRKDGTVFPVETTSTFIDHDGHEYIFAYSRDISERLRTENALRQARDDLEKRVEERTQELTREVEERRRAELAVQESETRLRGALESLQEGFALFDADDRLVLMNSRYADTHPNAEEILERGGTFEDVLRASLPGIADARGRDEEFVAQRISEHRNPGPPIIREFTDGRWFLLRESRTSDGGITVTATDITELKTIEADLKQKTELFDTAVRAMNNGIVVLDSDLRFVAYNDHYINLFGFPPDLVQEGSDLESALRFLAERGDYGDQGTPDEIVEQHIAGIRKPGNLIIRRHLKNGRTVETRRGWLPDGGIVGIHVDITENVQFEERLREARDTAESANKAKSIFLANMSHEIRTPMNGIMGVAEMLHDTALNSTQRGMLTIIQDSCRTLMSIIDDILDFSKIEAGRLELDLGPFRLSDLVEGVADLMAPRAEEKRNRLGVFVDPVIPDELIGDPTRLRQILLNLVGNAVKFTDNGRIDIDVRMETADDGGSWFVFRVHDTGIGISEENKRKLFQPFEQGDSSTVRRFGGTGLGLSICQALVDMLGGEIGADSRKEGGATFWFRISMVPNRDPTAIIVRPFAGHRIGILAGDPGTAEYISAYLRHLGARTDIIPSLRALNRMVSGGKMLGDQFDLLIVDHHRGAEGVNRFVAAREKAGDPISPRTIVLMPRSDILSIDPDHLIGQYMFVPKPVQRAMIWNAAAMALGLNLPGIGTPVRRIADTAALPLYVTPDAETARAEGALVLFAEDNPVNCKVICMMLERLGIAVETASNGSDAWTRIRRKSYGMLITDCHMPEMDGYELAEKVRTLERASDRPHMPIIALTADALIGTKERCRAAGMDDYLPKPVDRATLNELIQRWLPKAAQLRRPAVADDHATPHGGSFGDDAILDLRYIHDAVGGDETMVAPLLEDYIRNARRLVDDMLDAFEDMDFVRAREAAHAAKGTSRLAGAVRFANLCEQIELFLCAGDTSRAAEYSRHIEPELAVVSQAVAGHDRRSIS, from the coding sequence ATGTCGATCCAGACCAAGATAATTACTGTTCTGGTGGTGGTGCTGGGCGGGTTATTGCTCGGCGACTTGGTCGTGCTCGACCGTGTCGTTCTCGAAGGTTTCCGCAAACTTGAAAATCAAGAAACCCGGCGCGAGATCGGGCGCACCATGGCGATCGTCGATGACGAAGTAAAAAGCCTGGACCCCGTCGCGTCGAACTGGGCGCAATGGGACGACCTTGCCGAGTTTGCCCAGACCGGCGTCCCCGCCTTTGCCGAGCAGAAACTGTCGAACAGCGTTCTCGACACCCTCGCCCTCGACATGGTGATCGTCGTCGACCGCCACGGCCGGGTGGTGTTAAGCCGTTTCCGCAACCGCCAGACAGGCGGCGCCATCCATGTGGACAATCTGGAATACAGCGAGTTCCCCGAAGACCATCCGCTGCTCGCCCATAACCGGGGCGTCGGTCATATCCGCGGCACCATCGCCACGGATAACGGTCCGATTTTAACGACCGCCGCCCCGCTGTTGGGCAAACGTGGCGCGCCGCCCGCGGCGGGCACGGTGATCATCGGGCGCCTGATGGACAAGGCGGCGGTGTCGCGTATTTCCGGGCAGATGAACAACGCCCTGGAAATGACACCGATCACCCAGGGGCTGTCCTCCGGTCAACGCGAGACGGTCAACCACATTCTCGCCCTGGATGAGCCGGTCATCGAGCGATCGGCCGACGGGTCATGGAACGCGCTTCTGGTGCAACGCGACCTATTCGGATACCCGGCCGCGCTTTACTCCATCACCGCGTGGTCGACCATCCATGGGCTGGGCGCCGACACGGTGCGCACCGCAAGCATCATGGCAATTCTGGCGTCATTGGTCGTCATCGCCGTGATCCTTTTCCTGATGCGCCGGTTGATCGTGCATCCTTTTGCCAATCTGAAGCGCGAACTTTTGGACATTCGCGCCTCCGGCGACCTGACCAAGACGATCCCGGCCAGCGGCCAGGACGAATTCGCGCTGGTCAGCCGCGAGATCAACGACCTTCTGACCGAGCGGGCGGCCTTCGAGCAGGCCCTGGAACGCCACCAGTCGGAGCTTGAACAACGGGTCGAAGAGCGGACTTACGAACTGCAACGGGAAATCGCCGACAAGGAAGCGGCGCAGGAAACCCTGAAGTTCACGGAATTTTCCCTGTCCCACTCGGGCGAGTCCCTGTTCTGGCTGCGCCGCGACCAACGCATTCTGTATGTCAACGACGCCACTTGCAGGCACCTGGGCTATACCCAGAAGGAACTGCTGCGCATGTCGTTTGCCGATTTCAGCGACGGCCCGCCGCCGGACAAGGATTGGGACACCTTCTGGGAAGAACTGAAACGCGGCGGCCAGATCCGCTTCGACACCCGCCATCGGCGCAAGGACGGTTCCGCCGTGCCGGTCGAAGTGCGGGCGACGGTCATGGAGTACGCCGGCGAGGAATTCCTGTTCGCCTTCGCCCAGGACATTTCCCGCCGTCTGGCCCGTGAACAGGCGCTGATCGAAAGCGAACGCCGGTTCCGCACCCTGACCGAAGAGGCCAACCAGGGGATCGTCGTTCACCGCGGGTTTTATCCGCTTTACGTCAACCCCGCGTTCCTTCACATCTTCGGCTTCGAAAGCCATAACGAATTCCTGCAGCAAGGCAGCCTGGAAATCACCCTGGCGCCCGAGGAAGTCGCCCGCATCCGCGGCTATGATCTGGCCCGCATGCAGGGCCAGAACGCGCCAAGCGACTATATCTACCGGGGCATCCGCAAGGACGGGACCGAGGTCTGGCTGAACAACCGATCGTTCCTGATCGACTGGGGCGACGGGCCGGCGGTCTGCACCGTGCTGTTCGACGTGACCAAAAGCCGCAACGCGATGCAGCAGCTCTATCTTCTGGAATCGGCGATGCAGGAGGCCAACGACCCCTTCTTCGCCGTCGACCGGGACGGACGGTTCATCTACGTCAACGATGCGTCCTGCCGTGCTCTCGGCTATGGCCGCGAAGAGATGTTGACCATGACCGTGTCCGACATCAATCCGGCCCGCGCCGGCAGCAAATGGCGGGAACGCTGGGATTATCTGAAGGTCCACGGTCACCGCGTGTCGTTCGGCGAGCACCGCCGCAAGGACGGCACGGTCTTTCCCGTCGAAACCACCTCGACCTTCATCGACCATGACGGTCACGAATACATCTTTGCCTACTCCCGCGACATCAGCGAGCGGCTGCGGACGGAAAACGCCCTGCGTCAGGCCCGTGACGATCTGGAAAAGCGGGTCGAGGAGCGCACCCAGGAACTGACCCGCGAGGTCGAGGAACGCCGGCGCGCCGAACTGGCGGTGCAGGAGAGCGAGACCAGACTGCGCGGCGCCCTGGAAAGCCTGCAAGAAGGGTTCGCCCTTTTCGACGCCGACGACCGTCTTGTCCTGATGAACTCGCGCTATGCCGACACCCATCCCAATGCCGAGGAAATACTCGAACGAGGAGGGACGTTCGAGGATGTCCTGCGCGCCAGCCTGCCCGGCATTGCCGACGCCCGGGGACGTGACGAGGAATTTGTCGCCCAGCGCATATCGGAACACCGTAATCCGGGCCCGCCGATCATCCGCGAGTTCACGGACGGTCGCTGGTTTCTGTTGCGCGAGAGCCGCACGTCCGACGGCGGGATCACGGTTACCGCCACGGACATCACCGAACTGAAAACCATCGAAGCGGATTTGAAGCAGAAGACCGAATTGTTCGATACGGCCGTACGCGCCATGAACAACGGGATTGTCGTGTTGGATTCGGACCTCCGGTTCGTGGCCTACAATGACCATTACATCAACCTGTTTGGGTTTCCCCCGGACTTGGTGCAAGAAGGCAGCGACCTTGAAAGTGCCCTTCGCTTCCTTGCCGAACGCGGCGATTACGGAGACCAAGGCACGCCGGACGAGATCGTCGAGCAGCATATCGCCGGCATTCGAAAACCGGGGAACCTCATCATTCGCCGCCACCTCAAGAACGGGCGAACGGTCGAAACCCGGCGCGGATGGCTGCCCGACGGCGGTATCGTCGGCATCCACGTGGATATCACCGAAAACGTTCAGTTCGAGGAACGCCTGCGCGAAGCCCGCGACACGGCGGAAAGCGCCAACAAGGCAAAGTCCATTTTCCTCGCCAACATGAGCCATGAAATTCGCACCCCCATGAACGGCATCATGGGCGTCGCGGAAATGCTGCACGACACGGCCCTCAACAGCACCCAACGCGGCATGCTCACCATCATCCAGGATTCATGCCGCACGCTGATGAGCATCATCGACGATATCCTCGATTTTTCGAAGATCGAGGCCGGCCGCCTGGAACTGGATCTCGGCCCTTTCAGGCTCAGCGATCTGGTCGAGGGCGTCGCCGACCTTATGGCGCCCCGGGCCGAGGAAAAGCGCAACCGTCTCGGCGTGTTCGTCGATCCGGTCATACCGGACGAATTGATCGGCGACCCAACCCGGCTGCGCCAGATCCTTCTCAATCTCGTCGGCAACGCGGTCAAGTTTACGGACAACGGCCGCATCGATATCGACGTGCGCATGGAAACGGCGGACGATGGTGGTTCCTGGTTCGTGTTCCGCGTCCACGACACGGGCATCGGTATTTCCGAAGAGAACAAACGCAAGCTGTTCCAGCCTTTCGAACAAGGCGACAGTTCGACCGTGCGGCGGTTCGGCGGAACGGGGCTGGGTCTGTCAATCTGCCAGGCGCTGGTCGACATGCTGGGCGGCGAAATCGGCGCCGACAGCCGCAAGGAAGGCGGCGCCACCTTCTGGTTCCGCATTTCCATGGTGCCGAACCGCGATCCGACCGCCATTATCGTCCGCCCGTTCGCCGGTCACCGTATCGGAATTCTGGCCGGCGACCCGGGCACCGCCGAATACATCAGCGCCTACCTGCGCCACCTGGGTGCGCGTACCGACATCATTCCCAGCCTTCGCGCGCTGAACCGCATGGTGTCCGGCGGCAAGATGCTGGGCGATCAGTTCGACCTTCTGATTGTCGATCACCATCGCGGCGCCGAAGGGGTTAATCGATTCGTCGCCGCGCGCGAAAAGGCGGGCGACCCGATATCGCCGCGAACGATCGTTCTCATGCCGCGAAGCGACATCCTGTCCATCGACCCGGACCACCTTATCGGACAATACATGTTCGTGCCGAAACCCGTTCAACGCGCGATGATCTGGAACGCGGCAGCCATGGCATTGGGGCTTAACCTGCCGGGGATCGGCACCCCGGTGCGCCGGATCGCGGACACTGCGGCGCTGCCGCTTTACGTCACTCCGGACGCGGAGACCGCCCGTGCCGAGGGGGCTCTTGTCTTGTTCGCCGAGGACAATCCGGTCAATTGCAAGGTCATCTGCATGATGCTGGAGCGCCTGGGTATCGCCGTCGAAACGGCAAGCAACGGCAGCGACGCCTGGACCCGCATCCGCCGGAAATCCTACGGCATGCTGATCACCGACTGCCACATGCCCGAAATGGATGGTTACGAGCTTGCGGAAAAGGTCCGCACGCTGGAACGCGCCAGCGACCGGCCGCATATGCCGATCATCGCCCTGACCGCCGATGCCCTGATCGGCACCAAGGAGCGATGCCGCGCCGCCGGGATGGATGATTACCTGCCCAAACCCGTCGACCGCGCGACCTTGAACGAACTGATCCAACGCTGGCTGCCCAAGGCGGCGCAACTGAGACGGCCCGCCGTGGCCGATGATCACGCCACCCCGCACGGCGGATCCTTCGGCGATGACGCGATCCTGGACCTGCGCTACATCCATGACGCCGTCGGTGGTGACGAGACCATGGTCGCCCCCTTGCTTGAAGATTACATTCGCAATGCGCGCCGGCTGGTCGATGACATGCTGGATGCTTTCGAAGACATGGATTTCGTCCGTGCCCGCGAAGCCGCGCACGCGGCCAAGGGCACCTCACGCCTTGCCGGCGCGGTGCGCTTCGCCAATTTGTGCGAACAGATCGAACTGTTCCTATGCGCCGGCGATACCTCCCGCGCGGCGGAATATTCCCGGCACATCGAACCCGAACTCGCCGTCGTCTCCCAAGCTGTGGCCGGGCATGACCGCCGCTCCATTTCCTGA
- the phnC gene encoding phosphonate ABC transporter ATP-binding protein, with product MTFVTKPAIRVHNLSKTFRKGFQITRALDNVSLTIDAGEMVALIGASGSGKSTLMRHISGLMLADRAGDGMIEVLGYPVQENGRLARGVRAVRGRVGVIFQQFNLVDRLSLLTNVVLGVLGQIPAWRGWFGLFTREERLRALEALRRVGIDQYATQRASTLSGGQQQRAAIARALVQRAEIVLADEPIASLDPESARRVMENLARINREDGITVVVSLHQVDFATRYCARTVALRDGVVVYDGPSEALTHDFLRELYGAAGEELILPGPITAGPRRTAAALQLRPASV from the coding sequence ATGACGTTTGTAACCAAGCCCGCGATCCGTGTTCACAATCTATCGAAAACCTTCCGCAAGGGGTTCCAGATCACCCGGGCGCTCGACAACGTCAGCCTGACCATCGACGCCGGAGAAATGGTCGCCTTGATCGGCGCCTCGGGCTCGGGAAAGTCGACCCTGATGCGTCATATCTCGGGCCTCATGCTTGCGGACCGTGCCGGCGACGGCATGATCGAAGTGCTGGGGTATCCGGTTCAGGAAAACGGCCGTTTGGCGCGCGGGGTGCGCGCCGTGCGGGGCCGTGTCGGTGTTATCTTTCAGCAATTTAATCTGGTCGACCGGCTGTCCCTTCTGACAAATGTCGTGCTTGGCGTGCTGGGCCAGATCCCGGCCTGGCGCGGTTGGTTCGGCCTGTTTACCCGTGAGGAAAGGCTGCGCGCCCTGGAAGCGCTCCGGCGTGTCGGCATCGATCAATATGCGACGCAGCGCGCATCGACCTTGTCCGGCGGTCAGCAGCAGCGCGCCGCCATCGCCCGCGCCCTGGTCCAGCGGGCGGAGATCGTGTTGGCCGACGAACCCATCGCATCCCTCGATCCGGAATCGGCGCGCCGCGTGATGGAGAATTTGGCCCGCATCAACCGCGAGGACGGCATCACGGTCGTCGTGTCGCTGCATCAGGTCGATTTCGCGACCCGCTATTGCGCGCGCACGGTGGCGCTGCGCGACGGCGTGGTCGTCTATGACGGGCCCAGCGAAGCCCTGACCCATGATTTCCTGCGTGAACTTTACGGCGCCGCCGGGGAGGAGTTGATCCTGCCGGGTCCCATCACGGCCGGTCCCCGGCGAACGGCTGCCGCCCTACAGTTGCGCCCGGCTTCCGTGTAA
- the phnD gene encoding phosphonate ABC transporter substrate-binding protein, with protein sequence MFKKAMIAGIALAAFATVHVASIGAARADMPNPLTFGIISTESSQGLKKSFTPFLEDMGKQLGVEVKAFFASDYAGVIEAMRFKKVDVAWFGNKSAMEAVDRADGEVFVQTVDVTGNPGYWSLLLTQKDNDKLNKLEDVLKCDKSLTFGNGDPNSTSGFLVPSFYVFAKNDVDPKKCYKSVRNASHETNALSVANGQVDFATNNTESLSRLQKNHPDAYAKIKAIWKSPLIPNDPIVWRSDLDKGTKSLIKGFFLSYGRLGPNAEAERKILSGVSSGWAPFEDSSNAQLYPIRQLQLFKDKRKLAGDERMDAAEKAKKIAEIDRKLDVLKVLSENQLALR encoded by the coding sequence ATGTTTAAAAAGGCCATGATCGCCGGCATCGCGCTGGCGGCCTTTGCTACGGTTCACGTTGCGTCGATCGGCGCGGCCCGGGCCGACATGCCGAACCCGCTGACCTTCGGCATCATTTCCACGGAATCGTCACAGGGTCTGAAGAAAAGCTTCACCCCGTTCCTGGAAGACATGGGCAAGCAGCTTGGCGTCGAGGTGAAGGCGTTCTTCGCATCCGATTACGCCGGGGTGATCGAGGCCATGCGTTTCAAGAAAGTCGACGTTGCCTGGTTCGGCAACAAATCGGCCATGGAAGCCGTCGACCGCGCCGACGGCGAAGTCTTCGTGCAGACGGTCGACGTCACCGGCAACCCGGGGTACTGGTCGCTGCTGCTGACGCAGAAGGATAACGACAAGCTCAACAAGCTTGAGGACGTCCTGAAGTGCGACAAGTCGCTGACCTTCGGCAACGGCGATCCGAATTCCACGTCCGGGTTCCTGGTGCCCAGCTTCTACGTGTTCGCCAAGAACGATGTCGATCCCAAGAAGTGCTACAAGTCGGTGCGCAACGCCAGCCACGAAACCAATGCGCTGTCCGTGGCCAACGGCCAGGTGGATTTCGCCACCAACAACACGGAATCCCTGTCGCGGCTGCAGAAGAACCACCCCGATGCCTATGCCAAGATCAAGGCGATCTGGAAATCTCCCCTGATCCCCAATGACCCCATCGTGTGGCGGTCCGACCTGGACAAGGGCACCAAGAGCCTCATCAAGGGCTTCTTCCTGTCCTACGGCCGTCTTGGGCCGAACGCCGAGGCGGAACGCAAGATCCTGTCCGGCGTCAGCTCGGGCTGGGCGCCCTTCGAGGATTCGTCGAACGCGCAGCTTTATCCGATCCGCCAACTTCAGCTGTTCAAGGACAAGCGCAAGCTGGCCGGTGACGAGCGCATGGACGCGGCCGAGAAGGCCAAGAAGATCGCCGAAATCGACCGCAAGCTCGATGTGCTGAAGGTTCTCAGCGAAAACCAGCTGGCCCTGCGTTAG
- the phnE gene encoding phosphonate ABC transporter, permease protein PhnE, which yields MTVIDNTGAAAQPLTLPARDVKRSTMNMLGWMVVLAILAWAWEGSEMNPLALVQYADNMAEFASGFFPPNFHEWPTMLREMLITVQVAIWGTVLAVVCSVPLGILSSQNLVPWWVYQPTRRLMDAARAINEFVFAMLFVVAVGLGPFAGVLALWVHTTGVLAKLFSEAVEAIDPNPVEGIRATGADAIHEVIFGVIPQVLPLWISFSLYRFESNLRSATVIGIVGAGGIGMVLWEFIRGFYYAETAAVMLIIIGTVTLLDIVSQILRQRFT from the coding sequence ATGACCGTGATCGACAACACCGGCGCCGCCGCCCAACCGCTGACGTTGCCAGCAAGGGACGTCAAGCGTTCGACCATGAACATGCTGGGCTGGATGGTCGTCCTGGCGATCCTGGCCTGGGCCTGGGAAGGGTCGGAGATGAACCCCCTGGCCCTGGTCCAGTACGCCGACAACATGGCCGAGTTCGCCTCCGGGTTCTTTCCCCCGAACTTCCATGAATGGCCGACCATGCTGCGCGAGATGCTGATCACCGTGCAGGTCGCCATCTGGGGCACGGTGCTCGCGGTCGTCTGCTCGGTGCCTTTGGGCATTCTGTCGTCCCAGAACTTGGTGCCCTGGTGGGTCTACCAGCCGACACGCCGGCTCATGGACGCGGCCCGCGCCATCAATGAATTCGTGTTCGCCATGCTGTTTGTGGTCGCCGTTGGTCTGGGCCCCTTCGCGGGCGTCCTGGCCTTGTGGGTCCATACCACGGGCGTCCTGGCCAAGTTGTTCTCCGAAGCGGTCGAGGCCATCGACCCCAACCCGGTCGAAGGCATCCGTGCCACCGGCGCCGATGCCATTCACGAGGTCATCTTCGGCGTTATTCCGCAGGTCTTGCCGCTCTGGATTTCCTTCTCGCTTTATCGGTTCGAGAGCAATCTGCGCTCGGCGACGGTGATCGGTATTGTCGGCGCCGGCGGCATCGGCATGGTGCTGTGGGAATTCATCCGCGGGTTCTACTACGCGGAGACCGCGGCGGTAATGCTCATCATCATCGGCACGGTGACCCTGCTCGACATCGTTTCCCAGATCCTGCGCCAGCGTTTTACGTGA
- a CDS encoding methyl-accepting chemotaxis protein codes for MSTEVATAAGTAVTGDDRNAEIRDEISSLQTEIAQVGKVAEQIDAIAKQTNLLALNATIEAARAGDAGKGFAVVAGEVKNLSAQTARATAEVGEVLENLRRRVDHLASLL; via the coding sequence ATGAGCACCGAAGTTGCCACCGCCGCTGGGACGGCCGTGACAGGCGATGACCGCAACGCGGAAATTCGCGACGAAATCTCCAGCCTTCAAACGGAAATCGCCCAGGTCGGGAAGGTCGCCGAACAGATCGACGCCATCGCCAAGCAGACCAACCTGCTGGCTTTGAACGCGACCATCGAGGCCGCCCGTGCCGGCGATGCCGGCAAGGGTTTCGCCGTCGTCGCGGGCGAGGTCAAGAACCTGTCGGCGCAGACCGCGCGGGCGACCGCCGAAGTCGGCGAGGTTCTGGAAAACCTCCGCCGCCGCGTCGACCATCTGGCCAGCCTTCTCTAA
- a CDS encoding alpha-D-ribose 1-methylphosphonate 5-triphosphate diphosphatase, whose product MASELIFTNATVVTRERAFTGTLRVTGGVIRDVDEGRSGLPHAVDCEGDYLIPGLVDIHTDNLEKHLEPRPGVRWPGLAAFQVHDRMLATAGVTTVFDSLVVGDMHLGKPGRQGALELAKDVLTNSIADDLMKADHRLHIRAEVASDTVMNELADIIDHPLVALVSVMDHTPGQRQWRDLDKWKKVYSRVYTSAELDAQIDGLIERQKNYSAQNRQAVIEECRARGIPLASHDDTTAEHVAQGHQEGILISEFPTTLDAARAAHAHGMKTIMGSPNIVKGGSHSGNVAAAALAEAGLLDGLASDYVPISMIHSVFILVEDHGIALPDAVAMVTAEPAAMVGLTDRGEIAPGKSADLVRVKSYRDLPAIMGVWRHGRQVA is encoded by the coding sequence ATGGCTTCGGAACTGATTTTCACCAATGCCACGGTGGTTACCCGCGAACGCGCCTTCACCGGCACGCTGCGGGTCACGGGCGGCGTGATCCGCGACGTCGATGAGGGACGCAGCGGCCTGCCCCATGCCGTCGATTGCGAGGGCGACTACCTGATCCCCGGCCTGGTCGACATCCACACGGACAATCTGGAAAAACACCTGGAACCGCGCCCCGGCGTGAGATGGCCGGGTTTGGCGGCCTTTCAGGTTCACGACCGCATGCTGGCCACCGCCGGCGTCACGACGGTCTTCGATTCCCTGGTCGTCGGCGACATGCACCTGGGAAAACCGGGCCGCCAGGGAGCTTTGGAACTGGCCAAGGACGTCCTCACGAACTCGATCGCCGACGACCTGATGAAGGCCGATCACCGTCTGCACATCCGTGCCGAGGTCGCCTCCGACACGGTGATGAACGAACTTGCCGACATCATCGACCATCCCCTGGTCGCCCTGGTGTCGGTCATGGATCACACTCCGGGCCAGCGCCAATGGCGCGACCTGGACAAGTGGAAAAAGGTATACAGCCGCGTCTACACCTCGGCGGAACTGGACGCCCAGATCGACGGCCTGATCGAACGGCAGAAGAACTACAGCGCCCAGAACCGCCAGGCGGTCATCGAGGAATGCCGCGCGCGCGGCATTCCGCTGGCCAGCCACGACGACACCACGGCCGAACACGTGGCCCAGGGCCACCAGGAAGGCATCCTGATTTCAGAATTTCCGACCACCCTGGACGCCGCCCGCGCCGCCCATGCCCACGGCATGAAAACGATCATGGGCAGCCCCAATATCGTGAAGGGCGGATCGCATTCGGGCAACGTCGCCGCCGCGGCGTTGGCCGAGGCCGGTCTATTGGACGGTTTGGCGTCCGACTACGTGCCGATTTCCATGATCCATTCGGTCTTCATCCTGGTCGAAGACCACGGGATCGCCCTGCCCGACGCCGTCGCCATGGTGACGGCCGAACCTGCCGCCATGGTCGGCCTGACCGACCGCGGCGAGATCGCCCCCGGCAAGTCCGCCGATCTGGTCCGGGTGAAGTCCTACCGGGACCTGCCGGCGATCATGGGGGTATGGCGGCACGGCCGTCAGGTCGCCTAA
- the phnF gene encoding phosphonate metabolism transcriptional regulator PhnF, with product MDPTRVKRGSGVSLWRQIEEQISDDIASGMIAPGSRLPTEHDLAERFNVNRHTVRRAMKALEQEGLIRIEQGRGTFVHEHVIDYPVRRRTRFTENIMAQRRQPGGWVVLSERVKATGDVAEALDLEEGALVSLIRTIGEADGRPISVADHYFCATRFPSMIEGFEESRSISKVLAQFGVTDFFRKITRVTTRMPDADEIQLLSQPPNRPVLVAESINVDTDGKPIEYGLTRFAGDRVQLLFEPST from the coding sequence ATGGACCCAACGAGAGTGAAACGCGGATCGGGCGTATCCCTGTGGCGCCAGATCGAGGAACAGATTTCCGACGACATCGCCAGCGGCATGATCGCACCCGGGTCCCGCCTGCCGACGGAACACGATCTGGCCGAACGCTTCAACGTCAACCGCCATACCGTGCGCCGCGCCATGAAGGCGTTGGAGCAGGAAGGCCTGATCCGCATTGAACAGGGCCGCGGCACCTTCGTTCATGAGCACGTCATCGACTACCCCGTGCGCCGCCGCACCCGGTTCACGGAAAACATCATGGCCCAGCGCCGCCAGCCCGGCGGATGGGTCGTGCTGAGCGAACGGGTCAAGGCCACGGGTGATGTCGCCGAAGCCCTCGATCTTGAGGAAGGGGCGCTGGTGTCCCTGATCCGCACGATCGGGGAGGCCGACGGCCGGCCGATCAGCGTCGCCGACCATTATTTTTGCGCCACGCGCTTCCCCAGCATGATCGAGGGGTTCGAGGAATCACGGTCGATTTCCAAGGTTCTTGCCCAGTTCGGCGTCACCGACTTCTTCCGCAAGATCACCCGCGTCACCACCCGCATGCCCGATGCCGACGAGATTCAGCTTCTCAGCCAGCCGCCCAACCGGCCGGTACTGGTCGCCGAAAGCATCAACGTGGACACGGACGGCAAGCCCATCGAATACGGCCTGACCCGGTTCGCCGGCGACCGCGTGCAGTTGCTGTTCGAACCCTCGACCTGA
- the phnG gene encoding phosphonate C-P lyase system protein PhnG → MNRFSKPEASGEMTGPDGRAEWMGLLARASEADLEAAWRAQAPELAAVGYDVLRAPQQGLAMVRGRAGGDGQTFNLGEMTVTRCSLRLDDGTVGHGYVAGRSARHAELAALFDGLLQTDVWADRIRERVIAPLRASRAMARARTAAKTAATRVEFFTLVREQAAGPE, encoded by the coding sequence ATGAACCGTTTTTCCAAGCCCGAGGCCTCTGGCGAGATGACCGGCCCCGATGGCCGCGCGGAATGGATGGGCCTGCTGGCGCGCGCATCCGAAGCCGACCTGGAAGCCGCCTGGCGGGCGCAGGCGCCGGAACTGGCGGCCGTGGGATACGACGTCTTGCGGGCGCCGCAACAGGGCTTGGCGATGGTGCGGGGACGTGCTGGTGGTGACGGTCAGACCTTTAACCTGGGCGAAATGACGGTCACCCGCTGTTCCCTGCGCCTGGACGACGGCACTGTCGGGCATGGCTATGTCGCCGGCCGCTCGGCCCGGCATGCGGAACTGGCGGCCCTGTTCGACGGCCTGTTGCAGACGGACGTCTGGGCGGACCGGATCAGGGAACGTGTCATCGCGCCGCTGCGGGCATCGCGGGCCATGGCGCGGGCACGCACGGCGGCAAAGACCGCCGCGACCAGGGTCGAATTCTTCACCCTGGTCCGCGAACAAGCGGCGGGCCCCGAATGA